GAATTGAAGAGGCtactagagagcaagaacagTCCTCTCACAGGCTGCCTCATGGAATGCCTCCGAGTGCTTCTCAAGGACTACAAGAATGAGATTGAAGACATGTTAATTGCTGACAAGCAGCTTCAAAAGGAGCTCATCTATGACATTCAGAAGTATGAAGCAGCCAAGGCCAAGTCTACAGTAGCTGAAGCTGTCTCCACCATGCAGAGGTCCAATGGATATAGTACACCCACAGGCCATGCTTATGCTGTTTCCAAACATGCTAATCAAACAGATGTTCATGAAATGTTAGCTGAGAAGTTAGGAAATGCCCTGAAAGTCTCATCAGTAATGGCAGATATGGCGGCTGAGGCTACAGCTAGGTCTGTGCTCAGGGAAGTGAATCAGGGTGTAGCTTCCCCATCTCTTCAATCCATTAGCATGCCCAAGCTCAAGTCTTCCAGAGTAGGAACAGCTTCTCGAGGGGATCGTCCTTCAGATGTATTGGAATCTTTGAGGAGAAGACAGTCTTTTGATTCTGATGAAGAAAATTAGTTTGTGTGCCATTCTGaaggtgggccttggtgcaattgTAAGAGtagctccattgtgaccaagtggtcatggccTCACATgtttgagtttggaaacagcctctttgcgaaagcaggggtaaggctgcgtacatatgaccctccccagaccctgcagtggtgggagcctcgtgcactgggtacatctttgtttttttcatgtGTCCATGTAAAAATTCTTTTATTAGTACGTATATCCATGCAAAAGTTGTAAATGCTAatttaggtgtttttttttttgggagtgtCATCTACTTTGTGCTCTGTATAATACACTGAACTGTACACTGGAAGCTCCATTCCAGTTGATCGGAAAACAAATGTTTGTCCGAGTCAATGGTTCTACCGAGTTCCAATATATGGATTTAAAACTCTCAGATTAATTAAGGTTCGGGGTTATGCATCTGTTGGAACTTGGGACAAGGGACTGAGTTTGGATTATTatgagtggggggggggggggaggggaatgcTTTTTGGTTGCCAGGTTCAAACAGTTTTTTTTATagaatagaaataaaagaattgAGTTGGTAATATATGAAAACAAGTGACTTATTGTGACAAGGCCTATAATGGGACCTGGATTTTGGTTTCTGGTATGTGTGTGGTGGACCTAACTAATCTCTGTTGGATGGTGCTGTTTCAGTTGTATGCATAAGGACTTGGATTGAAGGTTTTGTAAGTCATTTATTTGTTATGGGAAGGATACGGGTTTGAGATTAATTCCAAGCTAAGGTCCAGAAATTTGTTTGCTTCATACATAGATGCAGCCATTGTGATGATTGATAATAGCTGGTGCTTGCTGTGTACAAAAATTAATCAAGAACAAAAGCTTGGTTTGAGAAACTAATTTCTGCTCTAACAATCATTATTTTTCTCCTGATGAAATACTCTAACCATCCTTTGCTGTAGCCATTGTAGCAGAAAAATGCAAGGGTTTTGGGGAATAACCAATGGAAATTATTTTGTAAGAGCCTTGTTTACATATTGGATAGTGCAGACACTATGTTATAGTTGCAGAAGTCTTTTAATCACCAGCCAAATAGAATCTTGCTTTGATATATCAAAAgcaacttttttctttttaagagcATACCCAGTgaacgaggctcccgccattgtggTAGTCTAGAAAGGGTCATAAAACCTTTTTAGATCCCATAAAAGCAAAGCGAGAGTCTCGAAGCAAGCAGGAATAGTGGAATGCATTAATGAGGTGTGACAAAATGGTATCGTACATAGGAAAGacaacaaggtcatttcatgtgagggaGAGCAATGGACACAAAATAGCTAATATAATCTGCTCCGGGAAAACCTTTATCCTTCTTTTGTACattgactttgattttggatcTGAGCCTCGGTtaatttaagtttctttttttatcccttatcccccctccccacccccgaAAAAAAGGTCTTATATATCCTGCTTAGACGCATTCACAACTTGTCACTTTGTGTTATTAAATGGGAAAAACTTTCTCACAATGCCCCAGTCCAATTTTCCTCCATGAaagttattattttctctctcaaaCTTAGAATATGTGGGTCCATGTGGATGATACTTTTATGGGACAACCGTTGGTGTAGTTTCCTCCCCACATTGGAGTAGTAGGAAACCATCTCCTTAATTAAATTTAGGGGAAGTGTTTACTTTAGGGGAGCATGACCCATGGCAATGGAATCGCATGCGGAGGCATCAACAAGGGCCATTTTTCTGTCTTTTATGGGGTTATTTCATCCCCTTCTATGTCTAAGCGTAGGCACCACAGCCCCCCTGCCCTGCCCCACCCAACAGAGTTCTTTTTACcttaaatttagaaaaaaaatctcGCACGATTCAGTGGACTGTGgagttttctttttatcttctatCATGATCATGCAGGGCCATGTTGATGATACCATTCTCCACACTGCATTGCGGTGTGGGTGATTCCCCACACTGGTGTCATACGAAATCATCGCCCTTAAATTTATATCCATTGTTACATCCTATTTATTGGACGGCCAGGAAAATTTTAGTGAAACTTTCAACATTAAATCATAGATCAGACAGTGAAGAATCTACGGATCATTTTGAATCTTTTATTTAGGTAACTCAACTAGCGAGTCATCTTAGCGTTCCCCGAACACTTTATTCCACGCTTCGCTTCCTCCTCGCAGTTTCCGATCGTTTGCTTCCAATCATATAAAACACGTGGCAAGTTCTCGTTGAAATTGTGCCCGtctactttttttgttttaaaattatcCGGTCGGATCGGAAATGTGTGCAGAGTTAATTAACTATGACGTCTCTCATTTTCAAGAAGAGAGTTTGGGGTTCTTAATCTGGTTAGCTTCAATCCGCTTTTGTATTCTGGAAGGATGAAGCTGAATATGATTTAAGTTTTGCTTTACCTTCAAACAGATTGGGTTTAGAATAATCTGTGACTATGAATTAGGGTTTCGGATTGAATTGATGGAACATCTCGTTTGCTTTGATTTTTTAGATGATAAGGTCAATTTTTAGATTCGTGAGTTTCGGCGTTTAGTTGTTTTGTTCGTGGAGGAGGCCCTGAATCTGTGTTCTGGTTGTGGATCTGTTAAGGTTTCTGGATAATTCATGGGAGGTAGGCTCGCAAACCTATTTGTCTTTCCTGAGATCCTGAATTACCTTTCTTGGAGTTTGGCCTGTGCTTTAATTTTGAGGTTTCTGATTATCTGATATGAGGGTTTGAGGTAGATTTAATTTCAAACCTTCTCAATTTTCTGCTCTGATTGGTTTTCATAGGTGAAGAATTTATCTGATTTCACCTTCCGCGAAACTGTTGtcgaagagaatatttttttggggtattgGGATTCTCTGTGGCACTAGGATTTTGAATAGGAACATCAATCATGGATGGTAACAAGGATGAAGCAGCGAGATGCATCGGAATAGCTAAAGCTGCTATTGCTTCTGGCGACAAACAACGTGCTCTGAAATTCATCAGAATTGCACAACGCCTTAACCATGACGTGCAGGTTGATGATCTACATGCTGCGTGCGAAAACTTAGATTCTATGGAATTCACCTCTTCCACTGAGCAAAAGCCCATTGGTCAAAATCAGAAAGAGCCTAGTCCATCTAAATCTCCTGAGTTGTCAAATGGAGTGCGGAATTATACCGAAGAGCACGTTAAGCTGATCCGAGAAGTGAAGAAAAACAAGGATTACTATGCAATTCTTGGGGTGGAAAGAACCTGTTCGGTTGAGGAGATTAGAAAATCTTACAGGAAATTATCTCTCAAGGTTCATCCTGACAAGAACAAGGCCCCAGGTTCTGAAGAGGCATTTAAGAAAGTTTGCAAGGCTTTCAAGTGCTTGAGTGATGAAGATTCAAGGAGGCAGTACGATCAAACAGGTCTTGTTGAAGAATTTGAATACAATCAGCAACACAATgtcaggaggaggaggaggagaactgCACATGACTACTTTGATGATGATTTCGACCCCGATGAAATATTCAGGTCGTTCTTTGGGCAGGCAGACATGTTTCGGACTGCCCATGTTTATAGGACTAGAGGAACGGGTAGTCAACAAAGGGAAAATAGTAATGGAGGAGGGCCTaatcttttggttcttcttcaaatcttaccATTCCTGGTGATCTTCTTGCTAGCCTATCTTCCTTTCTCAGAGCCTAATTATTCTTTGCAGAAGACATATTCTTACTATATTCCCAAGGTCACTGAGGAACATGGGGTTGAATTTTTTGTTAAGTCTTCCAATTTTGATCAACAATTCCCACTTGGAAGTCCTTCTCGTGCTAAGCTTGAGGATCTTGTGGTGAGGGATTACAAGAATACACTAGGACGCTATTGTCATGTGGAGCTTCAACGGCGGCATTGGAACAGgaattatccaacacctcactGTGATAGGCTACGAGGAATGGCATGAAGGTTAGAGCGGTGCTCTCTTTACTAATGATATATCAtgttatatttgttatttcccTTCTCTTGCCGCCTTAGGTATACTGTGGAAAATCCATGGACAGAGTTAGTTTTGGAATTTTATACTGTTTAATTCTTTCTGTATTCTATATGTGAATattcaactcaactcatcttAGCCTtgtcccaattaaatggggtcaactacatgatccttaccctccaaacAGCTCTAcccaaagccatacttgttacgaggcctaagctatgcatatctttcctcaccacttctccctgAGTCATTTTGTGtctacccctggctcttttagcctcttcaatctgaatcaaatcactcctcagtactggagcatctaaaggcctccgttgcacatactcatgccacctcaaactaCTTTCTCGccgcttatcatgtatcagagttACTCCTAAATCAGAGCTAATCTACTCCTAAATTAGATCAATATGTttgttccttattttatcctttctagttcTACCACACATCAacttcaacatcctcatcttggccacactaagtttatctatatgctgtttctttactgcccaacattcagctccatgCCTTATTGCCGGTCctatgattgtcctataaaattttggGTAAATTGCACgacaccccctggtttttgaaaatactcaaccATCCCCCTCTAAAGTAACGGTGTTtacttaaatcaaaccaaaaagtgaaatgataattttaacctcaaccataataagataaacaatgacAATTGAGGTACCCAACGTTTGTAGAAAATGTACTTTAGATACCCTCTCTGCTTCTGCtgctcttcttttccttcttcctgtTGCCACCGCCACAGCCATGGTTGAAACCGGGGCCGCTACCCTCATCTGAGGCAAGTCAGTCACACGAAACCGtggcttcttctccttcttcctgttTGCAGTTTTCCTTTCACTTTCCCATTTCCAATCCAAAGTCTAACTTGCAACCTGTTTAGCCATTTGACCCCATTCAGGATTTCTCTGTTTCAAAGGAATTAAACTAATCAAGCTTTCAAGCTTCAAACCTTCTAGACTAGTTCTGAGCGAGCTACGATTGATAAGAATTGCAGAAACGTCATCGAAGTTCGTGGGCTTCTCCTTGCCGTCTTCTTATCCTtcttaacaaattttttttttggatgtaaTCTTGGTGTTGTTTTTCATCTTCTGAGGCTGCCGCATTTTGGTCTTTGCTGCTCTTATGAGACTTCCTTCCCCACCAAGAAGACATGCTTTTACTATCTTCAAGTCTTCCAACCACAATAGATTAGAAGATAGAGATCAAGATAAGTGAGAGATCACAGCCGATGCCTGTGCACTGACCGCTGATCACATCTGATCCTGTCATAGAAAACATGCTACACCCATTCGTGAAGTAAGTAGAGGTGCCTTGAAGCGTTCCCTGGGTGTCACAACCTAGAGCAGTGAATTTGTTTCCTGTGTCAGGGAACGTGAAGGGTGTTTTAGTCATAGATTGCAGCccaggtgtttgataaaatcgATGACCCAATATGTTGTAGCAATCTTTAGTTACATGGCTTTCTTCACCAGGCTTTCTTCGCCGAACAAGGAAAAGGGGGTTtcggggtttttttttgggtttcactgGCATCCGAGGCCGGGGTTATGGCCGTCGGACCTTGACGGTTGTTCGCCGTGTCTAAGCTTAGCCGTGTCGGCCTCTGGTTCGGTCGCCGCAAGAGACCGCAGTGGTGGttgttaaaaccctaaatgggtTTTCTCCATTCTCGGTTTAGCGATTTTGGGAAGGAgggggaatattccctctccgattcctttttttaattaaaaaataaaagagtaagAACTCACATatagttttggggtttttaaatcaagggtaaaaaagtaactcTACagtggtcaagggtagtttagggatttttaaaaatatttaacttGTTGACTTCATAACTTAAccgcataaaactaacggtagggactaaatTGTAATATAAGGCTCTAATATAGGGGGACggtgagtattttcaaaaatcagggggtgagttgagtttcatttgaaaaccagggggtgttgcataatttaccctaaaatttttctttaagttttaaaggaatacttCGATCATAACACTCCGGAGTCCAGACACACGTCTTCACTTCATCcattctattttaattctttgtgtaATATCATCCTCTTTTTCTCCgtccttattttttattgagcctagatacctaaaataatcactttgtgatATCTCCCTCTTCTCagttttcaccacctcattttCCCTCCTACTGTTGTACTAAAGTTACATATACTCTATTTTTGTTCTAGTTAtgttaaaaccttttgattccaaggttaatCTCCAAAATTCCAACTTGGTGTTTATCCCTACTCTTGTTTCATCCATCAAAGcaatgtcatcaacaaaaatCACACACCAAGGGATCTAATCTTGAATGCCTCTAGTCAACTCATTCATGATTAGCACAAGCAAATATTgacttaaagctgatccttgatgtaacccaattctaattgggaattcactaccctaTCCCCCTGCCGATCTTACACAagtcaccacaccattatacatatctttaagtATGTCCACTTATTTACCTGAAAACATTTATCTTCTCTAATACTTGTCATATTAACTCTTTAGGGactttgtcataagctttttcttgGTCAATAAAGACTGGATTGAGATCCTTCTTacattctctaaatctttctatgagtctcctaagtacataaatagcttttgtcgttgatcttcctggcataaaactaAATTGGTTATCCGTAatattagtttcttgtctcaggcgagtttcaataactctcacataatttcatagtatgactaagttttatgcttctatagctATTACAtctttgaatatcacctttatttttataaattggaACAACAATGCTTCTCCTACAATCATCTAAAATTTttcttgtgttcataatcttattaattaatttagttagCCAAGATAAATCATGGATTCCTAATCTCTTCCACATTTCTATTGGAACCCCATCTGGAGCTGGTGCCttacctactttcatcctccttaatgcttcttttacttcaggcaCCCAATTCTTTCGTATATCTATGACATGTGGTATCTTAATGGGAATTGCAACCTTCCAAGACACTGTTACTCGAAATGTCCTCATTTAGTAAGCTGTAGAAATAGTTTTTCCATCTCTCATtgatgtcctcatcccttatgaGTATTTTATCGTCTTCACTTTTATTGCATCTAACATGGTTGAAAGATGCATTAACagtgaagatgataaagtaCTAAAAAGGAATGAGGACATCAACAAGAGATGGAAAAACTATTTCTACACCTTACTAAATGATGATATTTTGAgtaatgttttttgttttctatgtgAATGTTACTGCCAAATGGGGATTCTCCCCCTTTCATTATTATCTTCTCATCATTGTCTTACTAGCAAATTATTTGTagcttttgaatttgaatttgtaTATACCAATGCCTTTTCCCCCTGCAAATTTACCACTGGTTTTTGCTTGTGCATATTGATCAAGAGCTTATATTGATGCTCTCATTTTCTGGACCTGTACCCACTTCCTTCCTATTTTAAACCTTGCAGGCTTGCACTCCTTGATGCAATATCAAATTTTAACTAGAAATACTTGGCTTTATATAAAAATAACTGTGGAAATTTTTTTAACTGTGGAACTATAATGTTTTTAATGATGCTAAACCTCAATTGCAATTGAGAATGTTATAACATAAATTTCCGAAATTCTAGTGAATCTCTAATATGATGATTTTAAAtatatccaaaagaaaaaaaattggatcacCAACCAATCCCCTTTTTTAATGCTTCACATAAGGGTTGGGTCCATTTATCTAACTGGTGCTCTAGTGGGCTCAATTGACTGTCCAGCCTAATTATTCCTTAAAGTTCTTCTGCTGCTAGTTTGTATTGGTAGGATTTGTGATTTGACTAATTGACCATTTCTTGTGCAGGAAATTAAGGTGTTAATGTACAGACGAAACAAACTACTCTGAATTGAAGTAATTATGGTTAAGAATGATAAAGATGTGTTTATGATGTAGGATGTATGATCCCACAATCTCAATCAGGTATTTTAAAGGTTAGGCTTGGGTTTGAGTCAAGTAGGATTGATTCTGTAGTGTTAGTGGGTTTTGTTGgattaaaagaagaaacttGAAATTGAATTAATCTCATGCCAATTGGTGAGAGAACTCTTAGTTGCTGCAAATTTGCAAGCAAACAGTTGATATATGCAGGTTTCCTTCCCTTGTGAACATCCTGCACCTCTACTCTTTTCATGACCTGAATTAAAATAAATCTAGAGAATTAAATACCTACCTGTAACAAGAAATAAGATCAGGTTAGCCATACTtcaatcaaagaaaaagataagaGTAATGGGAAGAGAGAATGCTAGTTGGTCACGTGGCCCCTGTGCCAgcgtgggggccaatgggagtgcgtgcccaggcatccaacatggggggctggatggtcatttcaccaatcctgtgtctaggcgtaaGGGCTAGCAACCAAGCAGTGTTCTTTTCCCAGAGTAATAATAGCAAATATGATTTCTCAGACTCTAGAATAGAACCTAAGAAGATGATCTGCAGAATAGGAGCTCCAACACAGATATCTAACAAAGAACTAAAACTAGAAATTTCAGAATAGAGATATATGGGGAAAATTTAATAACTATTCGATAATTGATTAGATGGATTCAGG
The sequence above is a segment of the Telopea speciosissima isolate NSW1024214 ecotype Mountain lineage chromosome 7, Tspe_v1, whole genome shotgun sequence genome. Coding sequences within it:
- the LOC122669485 gene encoding chaperone protein dnaJ 49-like produces the protein MDGNKDEAARCIGIAKAAIASGDKQRALKFIRIAQRLNHDVQVDDLHAACENLDSMEFTSSTEQKPIGQNQKEPSPSKSPELSNGVRNYTEEHVKLIREVKKNKDYYAILGVERTCSVEEIRKSYRKLSLKVHPDKNKAPGSEEAFKKVCKAFKCLSDEDSRRQYDQTGLVEEFEYNQQHNVRRRRRRTAHDYFDDDFDPDEIFRSFFGQADMFRTAHVYRTRGTGSQQRENSNGGGPNLLVLLQILPFLVIFLLAYLPFSEPNYSLQKTYSYYIPKVTEEHGVEFFVKSSNFDQQFPLGSPSRAKLEDLVVRDYKNTLGRYCHVELQRRHWNRNYPTPHCDRLRGMA